A region from the Shumkonia mesophila genome encodes:
- a CDS encoding glutamine--tRNA ligase/YqeY domain fusion protein, with the protein MSEADTPNDEGARDFIRDIIRADLREGRHQAVVTRFPPEPNGYLHIGHAKSICLNFGVAEEFGGRCHLRFDDTNPSKEEQEYIDSIMEDVRWLGFDWGKHLYYASDYFEQLYAWAEHLILAGKAYVDDLTADEIREHRGTLTEAGRNSPYRDRSIEENLDLFRRMRAGEFPDGKRVLRAKIDMASGNINLRDPVLYRILRATHPRTGDAWCIYPTYDFAHGQSDAIEGITHSLCTLEFEDHRPLYDWFIDNLPVPSKPRQIEFSRLNLTHMLVSKRRLIQLVRDGHVRGWDDPRMSTLSGIRRRGIPSAAIRDFVHRVGLTKSENVIEMALLEYCAREVLNKTAARRMVVLNPLKVVIENYPEGQVEELDAINNPEDPAAGSRKVPFGREIFIERDDFMEEPPKKFFRLAPGAEVRLRYAYFVTCTGVVKDAAGQVTELRCTYDPATRGGDSPDGRKVKGTIHWVSAAHAPVAEVRLYDHLFAKPDPGARGDFVDDINPHSLTVLTDCRIEPALAEGAPGEAVQFERQGYFCFDRDSAPGKPVFNRTVALRDTWAKIQAKDGKG; encoded by the coding sequence ATGAGCGAAGCTGACACCCCCAACGACGAAGGCGCCCGCGATTTCATCCGCGACATCATCCGCGCCGACCTTCGCGAGGGCCGGCATCAGGCGGTCGTCACCCGCTTCCCGCCGGAGCCCAACGGGTATCTGCATATTGGGCACGCCAAGTCGATCTGCCTCAACTTCGGCGTCGCCGAGGAATTCGGCGGTCGCTGCCATCTGCGCTTCGACGACACCAACCCCTCCAAGGAAGAGCAGGAATACATCGACAGCATCATGGAAGACGTGCGCTGGCTTGGCTTCGACTGGGGCAAGCACCTCTACTACGCGTCGGACTATTTCGAGCAGCTTTACGCCTGGGCCGAACACCTGATCCTGGCCGGCAAAGCCTACGTCGATGACCTGACGGCCGACGAGATCCGCGAGCATCGCGGCACGCTGACCGAAGCCGGCCGCAACAGCCCCTATCGCGACCGTTCCATCGAGGAGAACCTCGATCTTTTCCGCCGCATGCGGGCCGGCGAGTTCCCTGACGGCAAGCGGGTTCTGCGCGCCAAGATCGACATGGCGTCGGGCAACATCAACCTGCGCGACCCGGTGCTCTATCGCATCCTGCGCGCCACCCATCCGCGCACTGGCGATGCCTGGTGCATCTATCCGACCTACGATTTCGCGCATGGCCAGTCCGACGCCATCGAGGGCATCACGCATTCGCTGTGCACGCTGGAGTTCGAGGATCACCGCCCCCTTTACGACTGGTTCATCGACAACCTGCCGGTGCCCTCGAAGCCGCGCCAGATCGAGTTTTCTCGCCTCAACCTGACCCACATGCTGGTCTCCAAGCGCCGCCTGATCCAGTTGGTGCGCGACGGCCACGTGCGCGGCTGGGACGACCCGCGCATGTCGACCCTGAGCGGCATTCGCCGACGCGGCATTCCGTCGGCGGCGATCCGCGATTTCGTGCACCGGGTCGGCCTGACCAAGAGCGAGAACGTCATCGAGATGGCGCTGCTCGAATACTGCGCGCGCGAGGTGCTGAACAAGACGGCAGCCCGCCGCATGGTGGTGCTGAATCCCTTGAAGGTGGTGATCGAGAACTATCCCGAGGGACAGGTCGAGGAACTCGATGCCATCAACAATCCCGAGGACCCGGCGGCCGGCAGCCGCAAGGTGCCCTTCGGCCGTGAGATCTTCATCGAGCGCGACGACTTCATGGAGGAACCGCCCAAGAAGTTCTTCCGCCTGGCGCCGGGCGCCGAAGTGAGACTGCGCTACGCCTATTTCGTCACCTGCACGGGGGTGGTGAAGGACGCCGCCGGCCAAGTGACGGAGCTGCGCTGCACCTACGATCCGGCGACGCGAGGCGGCGATTCGCCCGACGGGCGCAAGGTCAAGGGCACGATCCATTGGGTGTCGGCAGCCCACGCGCCGGTGGCCGAGGTCCGGCTCTACGACCACCTGTTCGCCAAGCCCGATCCGGGCGCACGCGGCGATTTTGTCGACGACATCAACCCGCACTCCCTCACCGTGCTGACCGACTGCCGGATCGAGCCGGCGCTGGCCGAAGGCGCCCCCGGCGAGGCGGTGCAGTTCGAGCGCCAGGGCTATTTCTGTTTCGATCGCGACTCGGCTCCGGGCAAGCCGGTGTTCAACCGCACCGTGGCCCTGCGCGACACCTGGGCCAAGATCCAGGCCAAGGACGGCAAAGGGTAA
- a CDS encoding anaerobic ribonucleoside-triphosphate reductase activating protein, with protein MAADDLVVGGMAPLTTIDYPGRLAAVLFCQGCPWRCPYCHNPHLLKRQAEHPVAWGDIRAFLRKRRGFLDAVVVSGGEPLLQAAVVDAVAGIKAMGFSVALHTGGSHPARLRHLLPHLDWVGFDAKTAFDAYAGVTGIAGNGEKASRSLAEVQAAGVAYEVRTTVDERLVSRDDLLRLADDLAGRGVRTWALQECRESKAPGRFPGTVLLDDGPFLERLAGRFDGFTVRRA; from the coding sequence ATGGCGGCCGACGACCTGGTGGTGGGCGGAATGGCGCCGCTCACCACCATCGACTATCCGGGCCGTCTGGCGGCCGTGCTGTTCTGCCAGGGTTGCCCGTGGCGCTGCCCCTATTGCCACAACCCCCACCTGCTGAAACGGCAGGCGGAGCATCCCGTTGCCTGGGGCGACATCCGGGCCTTCCTGCGCAAACGGCGGGGATTCCTCGATGCCGTGGTGGTCAGCGGCGGCGAACCGCTGCTGCAGGCCGCCGTCGTCGACGCCGTGGCGGGGATCAAGGCCATGGGCTTTTCCGTCGCCCTGCACACCGGAGGAAGCCATCCCGCCCGCCTGCGGCACCTGCTGCCCCATCTCGACTGGGTGGGATTCGACGCCAAGACGGCGTTTGACGCCTACGCCGGGGTCACCGGCATCGCCGGCAACGGCGAGAAGGCGTCCCGCAGCCTGGCCGAGGTACAGGCCGCTGGCGTCGCCTACGAAGTCCGCACCACCGTCGACGAGAGGCTGGTAAGCCGCGACGACCTGTTGCGGCTGGCCGACGATCTGGCCGGCCGCGGGGTCCGCACGTGGGCCCTTCAGGAATGCCGCGAATCGAAGGCGCCCGGCCGCTTTCCCGGGACCGTCCTGCTTGACGACGGGCCCTTCCTCGAACGCCTGGCCGGCCGCTTCGACGGGTTCACCGTCCGTCGGGCCTGA
- the nrdD gene encoding anaerobic ribonucleoside-triphosphate reductase, whose translation MHGSTPDFHPSEIRLADEERQPCEIWTRVMGYHRPISEFNPGKKSEQAERLPFREPGLAPAADR comes from the coding sequence ATGCACGGTTCCACCCCTGATTTCCACCCTTCCGAAATCCGCCTCGCCGACGAGGAACGCCAGCCCTGCGAGATCTGGACCCGGGTCATGGGCTATCACCGCCCGATCAGCGAGTTCAATCCGGGCAAGAAAAGCGAACAGGCCGAACGTCTTCCCTTCCGGGAACCCGGCCTGGCGCCCGCCGCCGACCGCTAG
- a CDS encoding ribonucleoside triphosphate reductase — translation MNEKDRLAASRFVPGQVIKRDGRVVPFDGERIVSAVRRAGEAAGEFGEEEARLLTAQVLKVLRHRFEAGAPAIEQIQDIVEQVLISANHFRTARAYIVYREQHGKLRRDRQTLVDVASSINEYLERADWRVSANANQGYSLGGLILNVSGKVVANYWLSHVYPPEVGAAHRDGDLHIHDLDMLSGYCAGWSLRSLLLDGFNGVPGKVEAGPPRHLSSAVGQMVNFLGTLQNEWAGAQAFSSFDTYLAPFIRKDGLSYDEVRQSIQEFIYNLNVPSRWGTQTPFTNITLDWVVPEDLREQAPVIGGREMPFTYGELQPELDLINRAYIEVMMKGDAKGRVFTFPIPTYNITKDFPWDGPNTERLFEMTAKYGLPYFQNFLNSDLEPGMVRSMCCRLQLDLRELMKRGNGLFGSAEQTGSIGVVTLNCARLGYLFKHDEAGLLARLDTLLALARTSLEIKRKVIQRHLDAGLFPYTKRYLGHLRNHFSTIGVNGINEMIRNFTGGAHDITDDFGHAMACRLLDHVRERMIGFQAETGHLYNLEATPAEGTTYRLAREDRKRFPDILQAGTAEAPYYTNSSQLPVGFTDDPFVALEHQEALQARYTGGTVMHLYMGERISSAEACKTLVRRVLERFRIPYVTITPTFSICPVHGYLAGAQKFCPKCDADILARKRAEAAAA, via the coding sequence ATGAACGAAAAAGACCGGCTGGCCGCATCCCGTTTCGTCCCCGGCCAAGTCATCAAGCGGGACGGTCGGGTGGTGCCGTTCGACGGCGAACGCATCGTCTCGGCGGTGCGCCGCGCCGGCGAGGCCGCGGGCGAGTTCGGCGAGGAGGAGGCCCGGTTGCTGACGGCCCAGGTGCTGAAGGTGCTGCGCCACCGCTTCGAGGCCGGCGCCCCCGCCATCGAGCAGATCCAGGACATCGTCGAGCAGGTCCTGATTTCCGCCAACCACTTCAGGACGGCCCGGGCCTACATCGTCTATCGCGAGCAGCACGGCAAGCTGCGCCGCGACCGCCAGACCCTGGTCGACGTCGCCTCGTCCATCAACGAATACCTGGAACGCGCCGACTGGCGGGTCAGCGCCAACGCCAACCAGGGCTATTCCCTGGGCGGCCTGATCCTCAACGTGTCGGGCAAGGTGGTCGCCAACTACTGGCTGAGCCACGTCTACCCGCCCGAGGTCGGGGCGGCGCATCGGGACGGCGACCTGCACATCCACGACCTCGACATGCTGTCGGGCTATTGCGCCGGCTGGTCGCTGCGCTCGCTTTTGCTCGACGGCTTCAACGGCGTTCCCGGCAAGGTCGAGGCGGGGCCACCCCGGCATCTGTCCAGCGCCGTCGGCCAGATGGTCAACTTCCTGGGCACCCTGCAAAACGAGTGGGCCGGCGCCCAGGCGTTCAGTTCCTTCGACACCTATCTGGCGCCCTTCATCCGCAAGGATGGCCTTTCCTACGACGAGGTCCGCCAGTCGATCCAGGAGTTCATCTACAACCTCAATGTGCCGTCGCGCTGGGGCACCCAGACGCCGTTCACCAACATCACGCTCGACTGGGTGGTACCCGAGGACCTGCGCGAGCAGGCCCCGGTCATCGGCGGCCGCGAGATGCCCTTCACCTACGGCGAATTGCAGCCCGAACTCGACCTCATCAACCGCGCCTACATCGAGGTGATGATGAAGGGCGACGCCAAGGGTCGCGTCTTCACCTTCCCGATTCCCACCTACAACATCACCAAGGATTTCCCCTGGGACGGCCCCAATACCGAGCGGCTGTTCGAGATGACGGCCAAATACGGCCTGCCCTATTTCCAGAACTTCCTCAACTCGGACCTGGAGCCGGGCATGGTGCGCTCCATGTGCTGCCGGCTTCAGCTCGACCTCCGCGAGCTGATGAAGCGCGGCAACGGCCTGTTCGGATCGGCCGAGCAGACCGGTTCCATCGGCGTCGTCACGCTCAATTGCGCCCGGCTGGGCTATCTCTTCAAACACGACGAGGCGGGCCTCCTGGCCCGCCTCGACACGCTGCTGGCGCTGGCGCGCACCAGCCTGGAAATCAAGCGCAAGGTCATCCAGCGCCACCTGGACGCCGGGCTATTCCCCTATACCAAGCGCTACCTCGGCCACCTGCGCAACCACTTCTCGACCATCGGCGTCAACGGCATCAACGAGATGATCCGCAACTTCACCGGCGGCGCCCACGACATCACCGACGATTTCGGCCACGCCATGGCCTGCCGCCTGCTCGACCACGTGCGCGAGCGGATGATCGGCTTTCAGGCGGAAACCGGCCATCTTTACAACCTCGAAGCCACGCCCGCCGAGGGCACCACCTATCGGCTGGCCCGCGAGGATCGCAAGCGCTTTCCCGACATCCTGCAGGCGGGAACGGCCGAGGCCCCTTACTACACCAATTCCTCGCAATTGCCGGTCGGCTTCACCGACGACCCCTTCGTGGCGCTCGAGCACCAGGAGGCGCTGCAGGCGCGCTACACCGGCGGCACCGTCATGCACCTCTACATGGGCGAGCGGATTTCCAGCGCGGAAGCCTGCAAGACCCTGGTCCGCCGGGTGCTGGAACGCTTCCGCATCCCCTATGTGACGATCACCCCCACCTTCTCCATCTGCCCGGTGCACGGCTATTTGGCCGGCGCCCAGAAGTTCTGTCCCAAATGCGACGCCGACATCCTTGCCCGCAAGCGGGCCGAGGCGGCCGCCGCCTGA
- a CDS encoding DMT family transporter, translating into MPFSAAPSPLSNNVKGILWMLATAVLLTGTAAISKYLGRTLPVVEIVFFRMALGALVMLPWLLRHGLRGLATQRLATHFWRSILGVGAFVLYIYAVSNMLLANAVALAFSTPLWMIVMSHLMLGERAGPARGIATVIGFAGILVIARPDVEISLPALAALASAFLLSLAMIYVKRLSATESPTKLAFYVQFFGAVFTAPSTVLAWQTPNAVEWTWLIVLGLTGALGLVTQARAYAIGSPTAVTPVDFTRLPIAVLLGMVFFGELPDLWAFAGMALIVGTILFISRHERHRRRTESGPS; encoded by the coding sequence ATGCCGTTCTCCGCCGCCCCGTCTCCTCTCTCGAACAACGTCAAGGGCATCCTGTGGATGCTGGCTACCGCCGTCCTGCTGACGGGAACGGCGGCCATCAGCAAGTACCTGGGCCGCACCCTGCCGGTGGTCGAGATCGTCTTCTTCCGCATGGCCCTGGGCGCCCTGGTCATGCTGCCGTGGCTGCTGCGCCACGGCCTCCGCGGCCTCGCCACCCAGCGCCTGGCCACCCATTTCTGGCGCTCGATCCTGGGTGTCGGCGCCTTCGTGCTTTACATCTACGCCGTCAGCAACATGCTGCTCGCCAACGCCGTCGCGCTCGCCTTTTCGACGCCGCTGTGGATGATCGTCATGTCGCACCTGATGCTGGGCGAGCGCGCCGGTCCGGCCCGCGGCATCGCCACCGTCATCGGCTTCGCAGGCATCCTGGTCATCGCCCGCCCCGACGTCGAAATCAGCCTGCCGGCCCTGGCGGCGCTGGCCAGCGCTTTTCTGTTGTCGCTTGCCATGATCTACGTGAAGCGCTTATCGGCCACCGAGTCGCCCACCAAGCTCGCCTTCTACGTCCAGTTCTTCGGGGCCGTGTTCACGGCGCCCTCGACCGTGCTGGCCTGGCAGACGCCGAACGCCGTCGAATGGACGTGGCTGATCGTCCTTGGGCTGACCGGCGCCCTCGGCCTCGTCACCCAGGCCCGCGCCTACGCCATCGGCAGCCCGACGGCGGTGACGCCGGTCGATTTCACCCGGCTGCCCATCGCCGTGCTGCTCGGCATGGTGTTCTTCGGCGAGTTGCCAGATCTTTGGGCGTTCGCCGGCATGGCCCTGATCGTCGGTACCATCCTGTTCATCTCGCGCCACGAGCGGCATCGCCGCCGTACCGAAAGTGGCCCTTCCTGA
- a CDS encoding quinone-dependent dihydroorotate dehydrogenase: MSFYSVAVRPLLFRFDAERMHHASIETAARVGWAQGLLSALYGFADPSLETEVCGLAFANPLGLAAGYDKSGEAVRALAGLGFGHVEIGSVSADPSAGNPKPRLFRLPADRALVVHYGLQNDGADIIAKRVAAARLAVPLGVNIVKTNRGAGACPDGEDAIIGDYLRSVRLFKDDADYLTLNLSCPNTEMGRDFFADKPHVERFLAALGEVGIPCPVFLKVSPKSGIPGIEMLLEAAEGHDFVSGFVFNLPAGKPDNLVTPREVWESWPGAVSGHPVESLINFSIREMYRRMDTRRYRIVGVGGVFTAEQAYEKIRLGASLVQLLTALVYEGPGVVGRINRGLCGLLARDGFKTIAEAVGTAHT, from the coding sequence ATGAGTTTCTATTCCGTCGCCGTCCGGCCCCTTCTGTTCCGGTTCGACGCTGAGCGCATGCACCACGCCTCGATCGAGACGGCCGCCCGCGTGGGATGGGCGCAGGGCCTTCTTTCCGCCCTGTACGGCTTTGCCGACCCGTCCCTGGAGACCGAGGTCTGCGGCCTCGCGTTCGCCAACCCGCTGGGGCTGGCCGCCGGCTATGACAAAAGCGGCGAGGCGGTTCGCGCGCTGGCCGGCCTCGGCTTCGGGCACGTCGAGATCGGTTCCGTCTCGGCCGATCCCTCGGCCGGCAATCCGAAGCCGCGTCTTTTCCGCCTGCCCGCCGACCGCGCCCTGGTCGTGCATTACGGCTTGCAGAACGACGGCGCCGACATCATCGCCAAGCGCGTCGCCGCCGCCCGTCTTGCGGTGCCGCTCGGCGTCAACATCGTCAAGACGAACCGCGGCGCCGGCGCCTGCCCGGACGGCGAGGACGCGATCATCGGCGACTATCTGCGCTCCGTCCGGCTGTTCAAGGATGACGCCGACTATCTCACCCTCAATCTCAGTTGCCCCAACACCGAGATGGGCCGGGACTTTTTCGCCGACAAACCGCACGTCGAACGCTTCCTCGCGGCGCTTGGCGAAGTCGGCATCCCCTGCCCGGTCTTCCTCAAGGTGTCGCCAAAAAGCGGCATTCCCGGCATCGAGATGCTGCTCGAAGCGGCCGAGGGGCACGATTTCGTGTCGGGGTTCGTGTTCAACCTGCCGGCCGGCAAACCGGACAACCTGGTGACGCCGAGGGAGGTCTGGGAATCGTGGCCCGGCGCCGTCTCCGGTCATCCGGTCGAGTCGCTGATCAATTTTTCCATCCGCGAGATGTACAGGCGGATGGACACCCGGCGCTACCGCATCGTCGGCGTCGGCGGCGTGTTCACCGCCGAGCAGGCCTACGAGAAGATCCGCCTGGGTGCCTCGCTGGTCCAACTACTGACCGCCCTGGTCTATGAGGGGCCGGGAGTCGTCGGGCGCATCAATCGGGGCCTGTGCGGGCTGCTGGCCCGCGACGGTTTCAAGACCATCGCCGAAGCGGTCGGCACCGCCCACACGTAA
- the kduI gene encoding 5-dehydro-4-deoxy-D-glucuronate isomerase → MDVRQGMHSAHAKTLTTEELRREFLIEQIFVPGKVTMTYSHIDRIVVGGVCPTGKPLVIEAGKEFGVDYLLERRELGTINIGGPGTVSIDGKDYDLATEDGLYIPMGTKNLSFRSKDAAKPAKFYFACTPAHTAYPVVKINIADASPEKLGKPETGNVRTIYKYLHPAVLKTCQLSMGLTKLEPGSMWNTMPCHTHERRMEVYFYFNMPEDAVVFHMMGEPTETRHLIMRNEQAAISPSWSIHSGVGSQAYTFIWAMCGENQVFHDMDHVPMTTLK, encoded by the coding sequence ATGGACGTTCGCCAGGGCATGCACAGCGCCCACGCCAAGACATTGACGACCGAGGAGCTCCGCCGCGAGTTCCTGATCGAGCAGATTTTCGTTCCCGGCAAGGTCACCATGACCTACAGCCATATCGACCGCATCGTGGTCGGGGGCGTCTGCCCCACCGGCAAGCCGCTGGTCATCGAGGCCGGCAAGGAATTCGGCGTCGACTACCTGCTGGAGCGCCGGGAACTGGGGACCATCAACATCGGCGGCCCCGGTACCGTCAGCATCGACGGCAAGGACTATGACTTGGCCACCGAGGATGGGCTTTACATCCCGATGGGCACCAAGAACCTGTCCTTCCGCAGCAAGGACGCGGCCAAGCCGGCCAAGTTCTACTTCGCCTGCACGCCGGCCCATACCGCCTATCCGGTGGTCAAGATCAACATCGCCGACGCCTCGCCCGAGAAGCTGGGCAAGCCCGAAACCGGCAACGTCAGGACCATCTACAAGTACCTGCATCCGGCGGTGCTCAAGACCTGCCAGCTGTCGATGGGTTTGACGAAGCTGGAGCCGGGCAGCATGTGGAACACCATGCCCTGCCATACCCACGAGCGGCGCATGGAGGTCTACTTCTACTTCAACATGCCCGAGGACGCCGTCGTCTTCCACATGATGGGCGAACCCACGGAAACCCGGCACCTCATCATGCGCAACGAGCAGGCGGCGATCAGCCCCAGCTGGTCGATCCATTCGGGCGTCGGCTCGCAGGCCTATACCTTCATCTGGGCCATGTGCGGCGAGAACCAGGTGTTCCACGACATGGACCACGTGCCGATGACGACGTTGAAGTAG
- the otnC gene encoding 3-oxo-tetronate 4-phosphate decarboxylase — protein sequence MKESAIREQLAIHGRSLYDRGLAGGSAGNMSVRLEEGGFLATPTNACLGRLDPARLSKLDAGGRHVGGDKPTKETFLHLAMYRRRPRAGAVVHLHCTHAVAVSCLAGLDAADVLPTITPYYVMRIGKCPLVPYFRPGDEALGEAVAELAGDHRAVMLANHGPVVSGPSLDAAVYAMEELEETARLFFLLRGHDVRRLTGDEVADLKAHFPLS from the coding sequence ATGAAGGAAAGCGCCATTCGTGAACAGTTGGCCATTCACGGCCGGTCCCTCTATGACCGGGGGCTGGCCGGGGGCAGCGCCGGCAACATGAGCGTGCGGCTGGAGGAGGGCGGCTTTCTGGCCACGCCGACCAACGCCTGCCTGGGGCGACTCGATCCGGCGCGCCTCTCGAAGCTGGACGCCGGGGGCCGCCACGTCGGCGGCGACAAGCCGACCAAGGAAACCTTCCTGCACCTCGCCATGTACCGCCGGCGGCCGCGGGCCGGCGCGGTGGTTCACCTGCATTGCACGCATGCGGTGGCGGTGTCGTGCCTGGCCGGCCTCGATGCCGCCGACGTGCTGCCGACGATCACGCCCTATTACGTCATGCGCATCGGCAAATGCCCCCTGGTGCCCTATTTCCGGCCGGGTGACGAGGCCCTGGGCGAGGCCGTGGCCGAACTGGCCGGCGATCATCGCGCCGTCATGCTGGCCAATCACGGCCCGGTGGTGTCCGGTCCCTCGCTGGATGCCGCCGTCTATGCCATGGAGGAGTTGGAGGAAACGGCCCGGCTGTTTTTCCTGCTGCGCGGCCACGACGTCCGCCGGCTGACCGGGGATGAGGTCGCCGACCTCAAGGCGCACTTCCCCCTGTCCTGA
- a CDS encoding PadR family transcriptional regulator — translation MDVKTLCLGVLIQGEASGYEIKKQLEEGPLAQFCRAGFGSIYPALGQLRAKGLATWTEHNQEGRPDKKIYRITDQGVEAFRKALCKKPSPDRVHSESLFMIFFQGFLDSGRAAEIAGAYREAYRQIAQHMREADLAEAPGGRRFVHAIGLAVYEALIEAVERNRHLLSEEVDKGTAAAER, via the coding sequence ATGGACGTGAAGACCCTGTGCCTGGGCGTTCTGATCCAGGGCGAAGCCAGCGGTTACGAAATCAAGAAGCAGCTGGAGGAAGGGCCGCTCGCGCAATTCTGCCGCGCTGGATTCGGCTCCATTTACCCGGCGCTCGGCCAGCTTCGGGCCAAGGGGCTGGCGACGTGGACCGAGCATAACCAGGAGGGGCGGCCCGACAAGAAGATCTACCGGATCACCGACCAGGGGGTGGAGGCCTTCCGCAAGGCCCTGTGCAAGAAACCGTCGCCCGACCGCGTCCACTCGGAATCGCTGTTCATGATCTTTTTCCAGGGCTTTCTTGATTCCGGGCGGGCGGCGGAAATCGCCGGCGCTTACCGGGAAGCCTATCGGCAGATCGCCCAGCACATGCGCGAGGCCGACCTGGCGGAGGCGCCGGGCGGACGCCGGTTCGTCCATGCCATCGGGCTGGCCGTCTATGAGGCGCTCATCGAGGCTGTCGAGCGCAACCGGCATCTGTTGTCCGAAGAGGTGGACAAGGGTACCGCGGCGGCGGAGAGGTGA